One part of the Paenibacillus silvisoli genome encodes these proteins:
- the rplI gene encoding 50S ribosomal protein L9: MKVIFLQDVKGQGKKGEVKELSEGYVRNFLFPKNLAKPASDGNLKTMELQNAAEKKKKDKEKEDAKALAERLEAMKVVVKTKAGEGGRLFGAITSKQIAESLEAMGVKIDKRKIELEEPIRTLGVTHVAVKLHPEVKAKLSVHATEE; encoded by the coding sequence ATGAAGGTAATTTTTTTGCAAGATGTGAAGGGGCAAGGTAAGAAAGGTGAAGTAAAGGAACTGTCGGAAGGCTACGTGCGCAATTTCCTGTTTCCGAAGAACTTGGCAAAGCCGGCTTCGGACGGCAATTTGAAGACGATGGAGCTTCAGAACGCGGCGGAGAAGAAGAAGAAAGATAAGGAAAAAGAAGACGCGAAGGCGCTGGCTGAGCGTTTGGAAGCGATGAAGGTCGTCGTAAAGACGAAAGCCGGCGAAGGCGGCCGCCTGTTCGGCGCGATTACGAGCAAGCAAATCGCCGAGTCGCTTGAAGCGATGGGCGTCAAGATCGACAAACGCAAAATCGAGCTCGAGGAGCCGATCCGGACGCTTGGCGTTACGCATGTAGCGGTTAAGCTGCACCCGGAAGTAAAAGCGAAGCTGAGCGTACATGCAACGGAGGAATAA